From one [Ruminococcus] lactaris ATCC 29176 genomic stretch:
- a CDS encoding relaxase/mobilization nuclease domain-containing protein: MAVYGNVNVKYAPCKSAAQLHSAADYILGKKKEQLSSGVIKTKSELYNAFGCNRDNFANSVLMTRKMHQKKYSRFFPRDLLAQKLSISFHPEDNDKLTYEDAYKIAEDFAHKFFWKKGFEVLVAVHVDTEHVHVHFLVNNCNQKDGSSFRRGPKELVEMSEYFGEQCRSRSLTHSVRDSFYNPDKTREERTFAESQMEKRGKLSFKDEIRVFIRLAMNDPTTQNIHDVVNMLERTYQSMKDYPRWEEDEDEVKESASKAKKQVPTQESQPTRKPDVSVYEAYDEFQEKHEIPENDESFFYAVFNAAAEAFFRYCRCGGLFENGGLNPSAVQIKRYMIKRLSDTSPHISRIEPGHTKGEGGTEMLLSASPKREM; encoded by the coding sequence ATGGCAGTATATGGAAATGTCAATGTAAAATATGCTCCATGCAAGTCTGCAGCACAGCTTCACAGTGCTGCAGATTATATTCTGGGGAAGAAGAAGGAACAGCTAAGTTCCGGTGTTATCAAGACAAAGTCGGAGTTATATAATGCCTTTGGCTGCAATCGGGATAACTTTGCAAACAGTGTCCTTATGACAAGGAAAATGCATCAGAAGAAGTATAGTCGGTTCTTCCCGCGGGATCTTCTTGCACAGAAGCTGTCCATATCCTTTCATCCGGAGGACAATGATAAACTGACTTATGAAGATGCTTACAAGATAGCGGAGGACTTCGCTCATAAGTTCTTCTGGAAAAAGGGATTTGAGGTATTGGTTGCGGTTCATGTGGATACGGAGCATGTTCACGTGCATTTTCTGGTAAATAACTGTAACCAGAAGGATGGTTCTTCCTTTCGGAGAGGTCCGAAGGAACTGGTGGAAATGTCGGAGTATTTTGGAGAACAGTGCAGGAGCCGGAGCTTGACGCACTCTGTTCGTGACAGCTTCTACAATCCGGATAAGACCAGAGAGGAACGCACCTTTGCGGAGAGCCAGATGGAAAAGCGTGGAAAACTATCTTTTAAGGATGAAATACGTGTGTTTATCAGACTTGCCATGAATGACCCGACCACGCAGAACATCCATGATGTGGTAAATATGCTTGAGAGAACCTATCAGTCCATGAAGGATTATCCTAGATGGGAAGAGGATGAGGACGAAGTGAAAGAGTCTGCTTCTAAGGCTAAAAAGCAGGTACCAACACAGGAGTCACAGCCGACCAGAAAACCGGATGTTTCTGTATATGAGGCATATGACGAGTTTCAGGAAAAACATGAGATACCGGAGAATGACGAGTCTTTCTTTTATGCTGTTTTCAACGCTGCTGCGGAAGCATTTTTTCGGTATTGCCGATGCGGCGGATTATTCGAAAATGGCGGTTTGAACCCATCTGCAGTTCAAATAAAAAGGTATATGATAAAAAGGTTGAGTGATACATCGCCACATATAAGCCGCATAGAACCTGGTCATACGAAAGGCGAAGGGGGAACGGAAATGCTCCTATCTGCCTCGCCAAAAAGAGAAATGTGA
- a CDS encoding Na/Pi cotransporter family protein, with protein MGITMILSLLSGVALFLYGMALMGDSLKKVAGNKLELILYKLTNSPIKGLLLGTVVTAIIQSSSATTVMVVGFVNSGMMKVAQAIGIIMGANIGTSITGWILCLSYIDGSNGIAQLLSTATISAIVAIIGIILRTFVKKKPYTDVGDIMLGFAILMVGMQTMSGAVSPLKENPHFVSLLTMFKNPFMGILVGIAFTAVLQSASASVGILQALSITGSITFAAALPITMGIGVGAACPVLLSSIGTNKNGKRTALIYLLNDLFGMIFWSIVFYSINAVVHFTFMDEVMTPFRTALLNSVFRILTILVLAPFISKIEKLVFILIKDTEEDNEEQADFDLLEERFLNYPPLAISQSQLAVNGMAKNARKNIMRAFALLSDFSDSKFNKIQEKENLIDKYEDKLGTYLMQLSMHDLTPDQAKQTSKFLHTISDFERLGDHAVNISKVAQELHEKSRTFSEAAKYELDVLEQALVEITDLTVNSFVDEDLNTAATVEPLRELIGILCNDLKMRHIKRLRNGQCDLNTGFAFNDLLTNYERIAAHCSNIAVAILELDSSNFDMHEYTKSVRKLKDDRYLSAFEKYEEKYDINGYRPKEETEKRIIEPKEK; from the coding sequence ATGGGAATTACAATGATTTTGTCATTGCTCAGCGGAGTTGCCCTCTTCCTCTACGGAATGGCACTGATGGGGGACAGTCTTAAGAAAGTTGCCGGTAATAAACTGGAGCTGATCTTATATAAATTAACGAACTCCCCGATCAAAGGATTGCTGCTGGGTACAGTTGTAACTGCAATCATCCAGTCTTCATCAGCAACGACTGTCATGGTTGTCGGCTTCGTCAACTCCGGTATGATGAAAGTTGCTCAGGCGATCGGTATTATTATGGGAGCCAACATCGGTACAAGTATCACCGGATGGATCTTATGTCTGTCCTACATTGATGGCTCCAACGGCATCGCCCAGCTTCTGTCCACTGCGACAATTTCAGCCATCGTTGCGATCATCGGTATCATCTTACGTACATTCGTGAAGAAAAAGCCCTATACAGATGTGGGAGATATCATGCTTGGATTCGCCATTCTCATGGTTGGTATGCAGACAATGAGCGGTGCGGTTTCTCCATTAAAAGAGAATCCTCACTTTGTCAGTCTTCTGACTATGTTCAAGAATCCATTTATGGGTATTCTGGTCGGTATCGCATTTACCGCAGTCCTTCAGAGTGCATCTGCTTCTGTCGGTATCCTGCAGGCACTGTCGATCACTGGTTCGATTACTTTTGCAGCAGCTCTTCCGATCACCATGGGAATCGGTGTCGGTGCAGCCTGTCCTGTTCTGCTCTCTTCCATCGGAACGAACAAGAATGGAAAACGTACAGCACTGATCTATCTGCTGAATGATTTATTCGGAATGATCTTCTGGTCAATCGTATTTTATTCGATCAATGCAGTGGTTCACTTTACTTTTATGGATGAAGTTATGACTCCATTCCGTACTGCACTTTTGAACTCTGTATTCAGGATTCTGACGATTCTCGTACTTGCACCTTTCATCAGCAAGATTGAGAAGCTCGTCTTTATTCTGATCAAAGACACTGAAGAGGACAATGAAGAGCAGGCAGATTTTGATCTTCTTGAAGAACGTTTCCTGAACTATCCGCCACTGGCGATCAGCCAGAGTCAGCTTGCAGTCAATGGAATGGCAAAGAATGCACGGAAAAATATCATGCGGGCTTTTGCACTGCTCTCTGATTTTTCCGACAGCAAGTTTAATAAAATTCAGGAAAAAGAAAATCTCATTGATAAATACGAAGATAAACTCGGAACTTATCTGATGCAGTTAAGTATGCATGATCTGACACCGGATCAGGCAAAGCAGACATCCAAGTTCCTGCATACGATCAGTGACTTTGAGCGTCTCGGCGACCATGCAGTGAACATTTCCAAGGTAGCACAGGAACTTCATGAGAAATCACGTACTTTCTCTGAAGCCGCCAAATATGAACTGGATGTTCTTGAACAGGCTCTCGTTGAGATCACAGATCTCACTGTCAACTCTTTTGTAGATGAAGATCTTAACACCGCTGCCACAGTAGAGCCGCTGCGTGAGCTGATCGGCATTCTCTGCAATGACCTGAAAATGCGTCATATTAAAAGACTTCGGAATGGTCAGTGCGACCTGAATACCGGATTCGCATTTAATGACCTGCTGACCAACTATGAACGAATCGCAGCCCATTGTTCCAATATAGCAGTTGCCATTCTGGAACTGGATTCTTCAAACTTTGATATGCATGAGTATACAAAGAGCGTCCGTAAGCTAAAAGATGACCGTTACCTTTCTGCTTTTGAAAAGTATGAAGAGAAATACGATATCAATGGCTACAGGCCAAAAGAAGAAACTGAAAAAAGGATTATAGAACCGAAAGAGAAATAG
- a CDS encoding InlB B-repeat-containing protein, whose translation MKKRILSILLLCCMVLTMVLTMLPTTAFAAGELPDVKLSVPTTFDKTVDLTKQNKELKIKDSKTYLIKGSADPNWYFQYRIKIDGKNNTPHIFLDGVRLQAPKDGPAIELYGGASACLYFIGGDSELIGTENFAALQKNKTDGYLRVLVRTGTKFTCKGGTYGAGIGGSKVGIKKFSQGHGVNLHFGSLATDIYSGEISATSGPFAAGIGGGANGGVGEQIYVYSGKLTATSVSQGAGIGGGQGGPGRFIYIRGGTVVSSSRSAGAGIGSGDQDGLNEREDAHHIEISGGAVLAFSNYAGAGIGGGRDGSGCDISITGGVVQAQGYFGAGIGGGMNGDSWNILIKDTTLTALAFPLYPSSDYTELSASAVGRGSNRTHYMSAMKNQEDLLYEENIKIGASDGKSVRLSATGWQWHRSQGPYEMDWGTTTELLIPNENGRVDLQRLSLPYAYNYGRVISKLELRCVESTCSHEFGWANRDGCHIWACKNCGARDPAAEMSKQNGKHIPGDWSNQEQFCTVCGHVLERDTKAPVMETLTDGESYTVEDTLDGKPGAYTFTVSDPAASGETSSGVKSVTINGVPQDGPTYRLPAPDGGNNDAGAEYTVVATDNAGNETTATVRTYRRHHEHSYSDWSKDGTSHWHECTDYDCPNRNKSIKDKAAHDYTDDADTICNVCGYERTVTPPAPAEYTITVTSGGNGTASTSHAKAVAGTEITLTATPNTGYHFKEWEVMSGGVTIKDDKFLMPGSNVEVKAIFEDMSKEQFTLAPGGTYYFDLSGESIPGTANDALPDSTMHYVPFTYAGTVDAYKLTSEMATTEEYAQQNEYAHSLFVADYAVTHAVSWDKLHAEGLIFGKGYAAGSVEYTMRAPSGGSAATSNYSLGTPQSNEWDRILDKNGGYIKNWGKMESWGQDTSPYTLSNRVVRGYHSPRKFADANTTLDFPYFGFRPVLEVLNPDTLGTDGLKAVTLDLGGGKLGGSPDTIQIIVKTGESFTAPASDGLTRPDGNTGSYFKWRDSNGKLYAPGDNVPADVTRLTAQFDSDTYTVTIITEGGGTASASYAKAVFGTEIILTATPDTGYHFKMWQVESPAGLVITNGRFTMPDNNVEVKAIFKDISKEQFTLAPGGTYYFDLSGESIPGTANDALPDSTMHYVPFTYAGTVDAYKLTSEMATTEEYAQQNEYAHSLFVADYAVTHAVSWDKLHAEGLIFGKGYAAGSVEYTMRAPSGGSAATSNYSLGTPQSNEWDRILDKNGGYIKNWGKMESWGQDTSPYTLSNRVVRGYHSPRKFADANTTLDFPYFGFRPVLEVLNPDTLGTDGLKAVTLDLGGGKLGGSPDTIQIIVKTGESFTAPASDGLTRPDGNTGSYFKWLGSDGNLYAPGDNVPAVVTRLTAQFDSSSHSVTITFNGNGGTGTMDSVTVKAGANYTLPACGFTEPEGKQFKGWSTSADGSVISGTTYEVSSDTTFYAIWESKEYSIIVTDGKATIGAGSEISKAAQGTTITLTANAAPDGKVFDKWVVESGSATLEDANSETTTFIMPDSEVSVKATYKNAPVTTYSLTTQVNGGHGTISASKTGLTEGSTETVTFTPDDGYEIDLVTVNGVVTDVLSNILNVTMDADKTVIVTYKAIPHTHTYDQEIQKPETLKSAADCTNDAVYFKSCSCGEISTTETFTAAGTQLGHAWASDWSKDTDNHWKECSRCHEKKDEAAHDYGSDNICDTCGYDKTVPHTHNLTLVPAKAPTCTEKGNTAYYTCDGCDKWFEDATGASEITDKTSVILAATGHSVSDWKSDHTDHWKECTVVGCGVIIEDSKAAHTAGEWIIDTPATATTSGSKHKECTVCGYMMATETIPATGGGEHTHSYGSDWKYDADNHWHECSCGDKADKAAHTAGEWIIDTPATATTSGSKHKECTVCSYTMTTETIPATGGGEHTHSYGSDWKYDADNHWHECSCGDKADKAAHDFKWVVDKEATATQKGSKHEECKVCGYKKAAVEILATGSTTKPTDPTQTNSNTGAEGPKTGDNSNMILWIALLFISGGAVIGITVYSKKKKENAE comes from the coding sequence ATGAAAAAACGAATACTCAGTATCCTGCTGCTGTGCTGCATGGTGCTGACCATGGTGCTGACCATGCTGCCGACAACGGCCTTTGCTGCGGGTGAGCTACCGGATGTCAAGCTTTCCGTCCCAACGACGTTTGACAAGACAGTGGACCTTACGAAGCAGAACAAAGAATTGAAAATCAAGGACAGCAAGACCTATCTGATTAAGGGATCCGCAGATCCAAACTGGTATTTTCAATACCGGATCAAAATCGATGGCAAGAACAATACACCGCACATATTTCTGGACGGCGTCCGCCTTCAGGCACCCAAGGACGGCCCTGCCATCGAGCTTTACGGCGGTGCCTCTGCCTGTCTGTACTTTATCGGCGGGGACAGCGAGCTGATCGGCACGGAGAACTTCGCCGCACTGCAGAAAAACAAAACCGATGGTTATCTCCGGGTTCTGGTGCGGACGGGGACAAAGTTCACGTGTAAGGGCGGCACTTATGGCGCTGGCATCGGAGGCTCAAAGGTCGGAATCAAGAAATTCTCGCAGGGACACGGCGTGAACCTTCATTTCGGCTCTCTGGCGACGGATATCTATAGCGGTGAGATTTCTGCGACCAGCGGCCCATTCGCTGCGGGTATCGGCGGCGGTGCAAACGGCGGCGTCGGCGAGCAGATTTATGTGTATTCCGGCAAGCTGACGGCGACCTCCGTTTCGCAAGGCGCAGGGATCGGCGGCGGACAGGGCGGCCCCGGACGCTTTATTTATATCAGGGGCGGCACGGTGGTTTCCAGCAGCAGGTCAGCCGGAGCAGGAATCGGCAGTGGCGATCAAGACGGACTGAACGAGCGGGAGGATGCACATCATATCGAGATTTCCGGTGGAGCGGTCTTAGCTTTTAGTAACTATGCCGGCGCGGGTATCGGCGGCGGAAGAGACGGTTCGGGCTGTGACATTTCCATCACCGGCGGCGTGGTGCAGGCACAGGGCTACTTCGGTGCGGGCATCGGCGGTGGCATGAACGGCGACAGCTGGAACATTTTAATCAAGGACACAACGCTGACTGCGCTGGCCTTTCCGCTTTATCCGAGCTCCGATTATACAGAGCTGTCTGCATCCGCGGTCGGAAGAGGCTCAAACCGGACGCACTACATGTCAGCGATGAAAAATCAGGAAGATCTGTTGTATGAAGAGAACATCAAAATCGGAGCCTCGGACGGGAAGTCCGTGCGGCTGAGCGCGACAGGGTGGCAGTGGCACCGCAGCCAGGGACCGTATGAGATGGACTGGGGCACCACGACGGAGCTTCTCATACCCAACGAAAATGGGCGCGTGGACCTGCAGCGGCTGAGCCTGCCGTATGCCTACAATTACGGCAGAGTAATTAGCAAGCTGGAGCTGCGCTGCGTGGAAAGCACATGTAGCCATGAATTTGGCTGGGCGAACAGGGATGGCTGCCACATCTGGGCCTGCAAGAACTGCGGTGCACGAGACCCCGCCGCGGAGATGTCCAAGCAAAACGGAAAGCACATCCCCGGCGACTGGAGCAATCAGGAGCAGTTCTGCACTGTGTGCGGTCATGTGCTTGAGAGGGACACGAAAGCCCCGGTTATGGAAACTCTGACGGACGGCGAAAGCTACACCGTCGAGGATACCCTCGATGGAAAGCCCGGTGCGTACACCTTCACCGTGAGCGACCCGGCTGCATCGGGAGAGACGTCCTCCGGCGTCAAGTCCGTGACCATCAACGGTGTGCCGCAAGACGGCCCCACCTATCGTCTCCCCGCGCCGGATGGCGGCAACAATGACGCGGGAGCGGAATATACCGTGGTCGCGACTGACAACGCGGGAAACGAGACTACGGCGACAGTCAGAACATACAGGCGGCACCATGAGCACAGCTACAGCGACTGGAGCAAGGACGGCACGAGCCACTGGCACGAATGCACCGACTATGACTGCCCGAATAGGAACAAGAGCATCAAGGACAAGGCTGCACACGACTACACCGATGACGCGGATACGATCTGCAATGTATGCGGCTACGAGCGCACCGTCACGCCGCCTGCACCTGCCGAGTATACCATAACCGTGACCAGCGGCGGCAACGGCACGGCTTCCACCTCTCATGCAAAAGCCGTGGCTGGTACGGAGATCACCCTGACCGCCACGCCAAACACCGGCTATCACTTCAAGGAGTGGGAGGTCATGAGCGGCGGCGTGACTATCAAAGACGATAAGTTCCTCATGCCGGGCAGCAATGTGGAGGTCAAAGCCATCTTCGAGGATATGAGCAAGGAGCAGTTTACCCTCGCTCCCGGCGGCACCTATTACTTTGACCTCTCAGGCGAGAGCATTCCCGGCACAGCGAATGACGCACTGCCGGACAGTACAATGCACTATGTTCCCTTTACCTACGCCGGGACAGTGGACGCCTACAAGCTCACATCAGAGATGGCAACCACCGAGGAGTATGCACAGCAGAACGAATATGCCCACAGCCTGTTCGTGGCGGACTATGCCGTAACGCATGCGGTAAGCTGGGATAAGCTGCATGCCGAAGGGCTGATTTTTGGCAAAGGCTACGCTGCCGGCAGCGTGGAATATACGATGCGTGCGCCGTCCGGGGGAAGTGCCGCTACAAGCAATTATTCACTCGGCACGCCCCAAAGCAACGAATGGGACAGGATACTGGACAAGAACGGCGGATATATCAAAAACTGGGGAAAGATGGAGTCCTGGGGACAAGATACTTCACCCTATACGCTATCGAACCGTGTGGTTCGCGGGTACCATTCGCCCCGTAAATTTGCCGACGCCAATACTACGCTTGACTTCCCGTACTTCGGTTTCCGCCCCGTCCTGGAAGTCCTGAACCCGGACACTCTGGGCACTGACGGCCTGAAAGCCGTCACCCTCGACCTGGGCGGAGGCAAATTAGGCGGAAGCCCGGATACTATCCAGATTATTGTGAAAACAGGCGAGAGCTTTACCGCGCCTGCGTCCGACGGTCTGACCCGCCCGGACGGAAATACAGGCAGCTACTTTAAGTGGCGTGACAGCAATGGCAAGCTCTACGCACCGGGCGACAATGTTCCGGCAGACGTAACCAGACTGACGGCACAGTTTGATTCTGACACCTATACCGTAACCATCATTACAGAGGGCGGCGGCACGGCTTCAGCCTCTTATGCAAAAGCCGTGTTCGGTACCGAGATCATCCTGACCGCCACGCCCGATACAGGCTACCACTTCAAGATGTGGCAGGTCGAATCTCCGGCAGGGCTTGTAATCACCAACGGCAGGTTTACCATGCCGGACAACAATGTGGAGGTCAAAGCTATCTTCAAGGATATAAGCAAGGAGCAGTTTACCCTCGCTCCCGGTGGCACCTATTACTTTGACCTCTCAGGCGAGAGCATTCCCGGCACGGCGAATGACGCACTACCGGACAGTACAATGCACTATGTTCCCTTTACCTACGCCGGGACAGTGGACGCCTACAAGCTCACATCAGAGATGGCAACCACCGAGGAGTATGCACAGCAGAACGAATATGCCCACAGCCTGTTCGTGGCGGACTATGCCGTAACGCATGCGGTAAGCTGGGATAAGCTGCATGCCGAAGGGCTGATTTTTGGCAAAGGCTACGCTGCCGGCAGCGTGGAATATACGATGCGTGCGCCGTCCGGAGGAAGTGCCGCTACAAGCAATTATTCACTCGGCACGCCCCAAAGCAACGAATGGGACAGGATACTGGACAAGAACGGCGGATATATCAAAAACTGGGGAAAGATGGAGTCCTGGGGACAAGATACTTCACCCTATACGCTATCGAACCGTGTGGTTCGCGGGTACCATTCGCCCCGTAAATTTGCCGACGCCAATACTACGCTTGACTTCCCGTACTTCGGTTTCCGCCCCGTCCTGGAAGTCCTGAACCCGGACACTCTGGGCACTGACGGCCTGAAAGCCGTCACCCTCGACCTGGGCGGAGGCAAATTAGGCGGAAGCCCGGATACTATCCAGATTATTGTGAAAACAGGCGAGAGCTTTACCGCACCTGCGTCCGACGGTCTGACCCGCCCGGACGGAAATACAGGCAGCTACTTTAAGTGGCTTGGCAGCGATGGGAACCTGTACGCACCCGGCGATAACGTTCCGGCGGTCGTAACCAGGCTGACTGCGCAGTTTGATTCCAGCAGCCATAGCGTGACCATCACCTTTAACGGCAACGGCGGCACGGGCACTATGGATTCCGTGACCGTCAAGGCCGGGGCAAATTACACCCTGCCCGCCTGCGGTTTTACTGAACCGGAAGGCAAGCAATTCAAGGGCTGGTCAACCAGTGCCGACGGTTCGGTTATTTCCGGCACGACCTATGAAGTAAGCTCGGATACTACCTTCTATGCAATCTGGGAGAGTAAAGAGTATTCCATCATCGTAACGGACGGCAAAGCGACAATCGGTGCAGGAAGCGAAATCAGTAAAGCGGCGCAAGGCACAACCATTACTCTGACCGCAAATGCGGCTCCTGACGGTAAGGTGTTTGATAAGTGGGTAGTAGAAAGCGGCAGCGCTACTCTTGAAGATGCGAACAGTGAAACCACTACTTTCATAATGCCTGACAGTGAAGTCAGCGTGAAAGCGACCTACAAGAACGCACCGGTCACCACCTATAGCCTCACAACACAGGTAAACGGCGGTCACGGAACGATTTCCGCAAGCAAAACCGGACTGACCGAAGGTTCCACCGAAACGGTTACCTTTACCCCTGATGACGGCTATGAAATCGACCTTGTTACTGTGAACGGCGTTGTAACAGACGTACTTTCCAATATCCTGAATGTTACGATGGACGCAGACAAAACCGTTATTGTAACATACAAGGCAATTCCTCATACCCATACCTACGATCAGGAAATTCAGAAGCCGGAAACCCTCAAGTCGGCTGCCGACTGCACCAACGATGCAGTATATTTCAAGAGCTGCTCCTGCGGAGAGATCAGCACAACAGAAACCTTTACGGCAGCCGGTACACAGCTCGGGCACGCATGGGCAAGCGATTGGAGCAAGGACACAGACAATCATTGGAAAGAATGCTCTCGCTGCCACGAAAAGAAGGACGAGGCGGCTCACGATTACGGCAGCGATAACATCTGCGACACCTGCGGATATGACAAGACCGTACCGCATACGCACAATCTGACCCTCGTTCCCGCAAAGGCTCCTACTTGCACGGAGAAAGGCAACACGGCATATTACACCTGCGACGGCTGTGACAAGTGGTTTGAGGATGCAACCGGTGCATCCGAAATTACCGACAAGACAAGCGTAATCCTTGCGGCAACAGGTCATAGCGTTTCCGACTGGAAGTCCGATCATACCGATCACTGGAAAGAGTGCACCGTTGTCGGCTGCGGCGTGATCATCGAGGACAGCAAGGCGGCACATACCGCCGGTGAATGGATCATCGACACCCCGGCAACAGCTACCACAAGCGGCTCAAAGCATAAGGAATGCACCGTCTGCGGTTATATGATGGCAACCGAAACCATCCCGGCAACCGGCGGCGGTGAGCATACTCACAGCTACGGCTCCGACTGGAAGTACGATGCCGACAACCACTGGCATGAGTGCTCCTGCGGAGATAAGGCCGATAAGGCGGCACATACCGCCGGTGAATGGATTATCGACACCCCGGCAACAGCTACCACAAGCGGCTCAAAGCATAAGGAATGCACCGTCTGCAGTTATACGATGACAACCGAAACTATCCCGGCAACCGGCGGCGGTGAGCATACTCACAGCTACGGCTCCGACTGGAAGTACGATGCCGACAACCACTGGCATGAGTGCTCCTGCGGAGATAAGGCCGATAAGGCGGCACACGACTTCAAGTGGGTTGTTGATAAGGAAGCGACCGCAACCCAAAAGGGCTCCAAGCATGAGGAGTGCAAGGTTTGCGGCTACAAGAAGGCGGCAGTTGAGATTCTGGCTACCGGCTCCACAACAAAACCGACCGATCCTACGCAAACCAACTCGAACACCGGTGCAGAAGGCCCAAAAACCGGTGACAACAGCAATATGATCCTCTGGATTGCACTGCTGTTTATCAGCGGCGGTGCAGTGATCGGCATCACCGTTTACAGCAAAAAGAAGAAAGAAAACGCTGAATAA
- a CDS encoding threonine/serine ThrE exporter family protein, giving the protein MGTERIIKNHMEILWHEYTDAGGEERPVTEASLTEKASIVGRVGIMLLSCGTGAWRVRSSMNTLSEVMGITCTADIGLMSIEYTCFDGEQGFTQSLCLTNTGVNTSKLNRLEHFIREFEKEGCSMSGEQLHQLLDEIERIHGLYSPVALGFAAALACGGFTFLLGGGPIEMFCAFSGAGLGNFLRCKLTKHHFTLFLGIVSSVALACLVYAGFLKIAEVAWGVSVQHEAGYICAMLFIIPGFPFITSGIDLAKLDMRSGVERFTYALIVVLVATMSAWIMALILHLQPVDFEKMSLPLEAWILFRLLASFCGVFGFSVMFNSPVRLAAVAAGIGAVANTFRLELVDLTACPPAAAAFMGALAAGLLASLIKSRVGYPRISVTVPSIVIMVPGLYLYRGFYNLGMMSLSASASWFASAILIVAALPLGLIFARILTDKTFRYCT; this is encoded by the coding sequence ATGGGGACAGAAAGAATTATAAAAAATCATATGGAGATTCTCTGGCATGAATATACGGATGCAGGCGGAGAAGAACGGCCGGTTACAGAAGCAAGCCTGACGGAAAAGGCATCCATTGTCGGGCGGGTCGGTATCATGCTTCTTTCCTGTGGTACGGGAGCGTGGAGAGTGAGAAGTTCTATGAATACATTATCAGAAGTCATGGGGATCACTTGCACTGCAGATATAGGTCTGATGTCGATCGAATATACCTGTTTTGACGGAGAACAGGGATTTACGCAGTCATTATGTCTGACAAACACAGGCGTTAATACGTCAAAACTGAATCGCCTGGAACATTTTATACGTGAGTTTGAAAAAGAAGGATGCAGTATGTCAGGGGAACAGTTACATCAGTTATTGGATGAGATCGAGCGGATTCATGGCCTTTATTCTCCTGTGGCACTGGGGTTCGCAGCAGCGTTGGCATGTGGTGGATTTACGTTTCTGCTTGGAGGAGGTCCAATCGAAATGTTCTGTGCTTTTTCCGGAGCGGGGCTTGGGAATTTTCTCAGGTGCAAGTTGACAAAGCATCATTTTACACTCTTTTTGGGAATTGTATCTTCAGTAGCACTGGCATGTCTTGTATATGCAGGATTTCTGAAAATCGCTGAAGTAGCATGGGGGGTATCAGTGCAGCATGAGGCAGGATACATTTGTGCCATGCTTTTTATTATACCGGGTTTTCCTTTTATTACAAGCGGGATAGACCTTGCGAAGCTGGATATGCGTTCCGGGGTCGAACGGTTTACTTACGCCTTGATCGTTGTTCTTGTGGCAACAATGTCAGCCTGGATTATGGCACTGATCCTTCATTTACAGCCGGTTGATTTTGAAAAAATGTCATTGCCACTGGAAGCGTGGATTCTGTTTCGGCTTCTGGCGAGTTTCTGTGGAGTGTTTGGTTTCTCTGTTATGTTTAACAGTCCGGTTCGTCTGGCTGCGGTTGCAGCAGGGATCGGAGCAGTTGCAAATACGTTCAGGCTGGAGCTGGTGGATCTTACGGCATGTCCACCGGCAGCAGCGGCATTCATGGGGGCTTTGGCTGCAGGTCTGCTGGCTTCTCTGATCAAAAGCAGGGTTGGATATCCGAGAATCTCTGTGACAGTGCCGTCAATCGTAATCATGGTACCCGGACTTTATTTATACCGGGGATTTTATAATCTGGGAATGATGTCATTGTCTGCATCTGCGTCCTGGTTTGCATCCGCGATACTGATCGTTGCGGCATTACCACTGGGGCTGATCTTTGCAAGGATTCTGACAGATAAGACATTTCGATATTGTACATAA